From Calothrix sp. PCC 6303, a single genomic window includes:
- a CDS encoding type II toxin-antitoxin system HicB family antitoxin has protein sequence MKWRVVLEPDPETGEWAVWCPELPGCTSAGDTEEEALENIREAIQLYLETDSIKLAPGAIFREVMVG, from the coding sequence ATGAAATGGCGAGTAGTTCTCGAACCCGATCCAGAAACAGGAGAATGGGCTGTTTGGTGTCCTGAATTACCTGGTTGTACCTCCGCAGGAGACACTGAGGAAGAAGCTTTAGAGAATATCCGCGAAGCAATTCAACTATATCTTGAAACCGATTCAATTAAACTCGCACCAGGTGCAATTTTCCGTGAGGTTATGGTGGGATGA